In the Tribolium castaneum strain GA2 chromosome 1, icTriCast1.1, whole genome shotgun sequence genome, one interval contains:
- the MFK3-11 gene encoding cuticle protein 70 precursor, with the protein MLKLLVFVAAIYGANAGVITTGLGIGHGAVVAAAPVAVATPVVKTVGATSYQNYNQISLHPTAVVAHAPVAVAHAPVAVAHAPIAVAHAPIAVAHAPVAVAHVGSVGLGSIGIGKIGLEGLGEEIGIKGI; encoded by the exons ATGCTCAAATTG CTTGTGTTTGTAGCTGCCATTTATGGCGCAAATGCTGGAGTAATCACAACAGGATTAGGAATCGGACATGGAGCTGTCGTGGCTGCTGCTCCTGTTGCTGTAGCTACCCCTGTTGTTAAAACAGTCGGCGCCACTTCGTACCAAAACTACAACCAAATTAGCTTGCATCCAACTGCTGTTGTTGCCCACGCTCCCGTTGCTGTTGCTCACGCTCCTGTAGCTGTAGCTCATGCTCCTATAGCTGTAGCTCACGCACCTATAGCTGTAGCTCACGCTCCTGTTGCTGTAGCTCATGTTGGAAGTGTAGGTCTTGGAAGTATCGGAATCGGAAAAATTGGGTTGGAAGGGTTGGGAGaagaaattggaattaaagGGATTTAA
- the MFK3-10 gene encoding cuticle protein 65 precursor: MFKFVVLAMAVCAANAGIIGHGAVVAPLAVAHAPVAVAHAPVATSYQNSNQISVHPAPVVATHAVAAPVAVAHAPIAVAHAPVAVGYGHGLGFGHGLLH, from the exons ATGTTCAAATTT GTAGTCCTCGCTATGGCCGTCTGCGCCGCCAACGCCGGCATCATCGGCCACGGGGCCGTTGTGGCCCCCTTGGCCGTGGCCCATGCCCCCGTAGCCGTAGCCCATGCCCCCGTTGCCACCTCGTACCAAAACTCCAACCAAATCAGCGTGCACCCGGCCCCAGTGGTCGCCACCCACGCTGTTGCCGCCCCCGTTGCCGTAGCCCATGCTCCCATCGCCGTGGCTCACGCTCCCGTCGCCGTCGGTTACGGACATGGGCTCGGCTTTGGCCATGGTCTCCTCCATTAG
- the LOC103313758 gene encoding cyclin-dependent kinase inhibitor 1C precursor, with protein MNYINILATCLLLQVTFITGSQFLPSVQAPVAFRQFFPPSVFPYASSVATGILPAPGVLAPTVYSAPLVPNVGPAVAPVVPRAVVPPPFAGYAGPLLPAPAGLQARSIHAVAPAAVPAVAPAAYPEVAPAVAPVAFAR; from the exons ATGAATTACATAAAC ATTCTTGCTACATGTCTATTACTCCAAGTAACATTCATAACAGGATCGCAATTCCTGCCATCGGTCCAAGCACCTGTTGCATTTCGACAATTCTTTCCACCGAGCGTCTTCCCGTATGCCAGTAGCGTAGCTACAGGAATTTTACCAGCGCCTGGAGTGTTAGCTCCAACTGTATATTCCGCCCCATTAGTACCAAATGTGGGACCTGCCGTTGCTCCAGTCGTTCCTCGAGCTGTCGTTCCGCCTCCATTTGCTGGATATGCAGGCCCTCTTCTTCCCGCTCCTGCTGGACTGCAAGCCAGATCCATCCATGCCGTGGCTCCTGCTGCTGTTCCTGCCGTGGCACCAGCTGCTTATCCAGAAGTAGCTCCTGCTGTAGCTCCGGTTGCATTTGCAAGGTGA
- the LOC657951 gene encoding uncharacterized LOC657951 precursor, with the protein MFKLLLVVFAALLALAVAAPGPQPQPQIYSAVVPGVYSAGWVSPYAYSGVAYV; encoded by the exons ATGTTCAAATTG CTTCTCGTTGTCTTCGCTGCTCTTTTGGCCCTCGCCGTTGCCGCTCCGGGCCCTCAACCCCAACCACAAATTTACTCCGCTGTTGTCCCCGGAGTTTACTCCGCTGGCTGGGTCTCTCCTTACGCCTACTCAGGAGTCGCTTACGTTTAA
- the MFK3-9 gene encoding cuticle protein precursor, protein MFKFVFVLLAAVLAVAMAAPAASPLVTSVVTPGVYSSVVAPSVYSTGVISSLGYAAPIAYL, encoded by the exons ATGTTCAAATTC GTTTTCGTCTTGCTAGCGGCCGTTCTGGCTGTAGCCATGGCTGCTCCTGCTGCTTCTCCTCTTGTAACCTCTGTCGTTACGCCTGGAGTTTATTCGTCTGTCGTCGCTCCGTCTGTTTACTCTACTGGAGTCATTTCTTCTCTGGGATATGCTGCTCCCATTGCTTATCTTTAA
- the MFK3-8 gene encoding cuticle protein 16.5 precursor → MFKLVVVFALIAAAFAAPEAAPKAKAKPGVLAAAYTAPVVAAPAVAYSAPYAAYAAAPLAYSARYVAPSVYAAGYSAYSAPLVVV, encoded by the exons ATGTTCAAACTT GTTGTTGTCTTTGCTCTGATTGCTGCCGCTTTCGCAGCCCCAGAAGCCGCACCAAAGGCCAAAGCCAAGCCCGGAGTCCTGGCCGCTGCTTACACCGCTCCGGTTGTTGCCGCTCCTGCTGTAGCTTATTCCGCTCCTTATGCCGCTTACGCCGCTGCTCCTTTGGCCTACTCTGCAAGATACGTTGCACCTTCGGTCTACGCTGCAGGATACTCGGCCTATTCTGCGCCACTTGTTGTTGTTTAG
- the LOC107397478 gene encoding odorant receptor Or1 has translation MNMRALKGTLNNLQKNEMFQPKNLKQIKMVQPSLNEWTTLFRMFWFSGFAAMFLLSLFPLVDGTYKEFRLPFLAWYPYDTKSSPFYELMYLHQVISTYTVGVVDISADTLIAALNMYVGTQCDILCDNIRDIDGPVQEMDAKWKKCFTHHKEILKFAEHCQKFFNWIVLTQFCASVISIGLSMFQLTLVVPLSSEFFMFIFYLGAITVEIFMYCWFGNEVELKSSNILYATFEVNWVDAPQEVKKSILIFAIRCQNPIKMSSLNLFYLTLETFKAILRTSWSYFAVLRQKMDDFNWISTVKTNLLLLHIGGIWPRGDGTHKLNLYTIYAIFITFTFTTYHCFSQIINFFFVDDLQALTESIFISLIQSMALVKAFYILKNMRILKNILKNLETNKMLQPRNLKQIKMVQPSLTQWRLLSQMFWISAVFAMCLFGAFPIVESTYKEFRLPYLAWYPFDTKSSPFYEIMYLHQFVSSYTIAIVDIGADTLIAALNVFVATQCEILCDNIRNINGSVEEMDSKWKECFTHHKEILKVARHCQKFFNWIVLMQFCASVICIGLTMFQLTLVVSFSSEFFSSLFYFGAITVQIFMYCWFGNEVELKSSKILYATFEANWVEAPHQVKKNILIFAIRCQNPIKMSSLNVFYLTLETFMAIFRTSWSYFAVLRQIQNRISEE, from the exons ATGAATATGCGGGCCCTTAAAGGCACTTtgaataatttgcaaaaaaatgaaatgttccaaccaaaaaatttgaaacaaatcaAGATGGTCCAGCCTAGTTTAAACGAGTGGACAACGCTGTTTCGAATGTTTTGGTTCAGTGGTTTTGCCGCGATGTTTTTGTTGTCCCTTTTTCCGCTAGTGGACGGTACTTATAAAGAGTTCCGCCTGCCCTTTTTGGCCTGGTATCCATACGACACTAAATCTTCACCGTTTTACGAACTTATGTATCTTCATCAAGTTATAAGCACTTACACCGTTGGCGTTGTTGATATCAGTGCAGATACTCTGATTGCTGCGTTAAATATGTATGTTGGGACACAATGTGACATTCTTTGTGATAATATAAGGGACATTGATGGCCCTGTTCAAGAAATGGACGCAAAAtggaaaaagtgttttacGCATCATAAGgaaattttgaa GTTTGCGGAACATTGCCAGAAATTCTTCAACTGGATTGTGCTCACACAGTTTTGTGCAAGTGTCATTTCCATAGGACTGAGCATGTTCCAGCTAACTctg GTCGTTCCGTTAAGCagcgaattttttatgtttattttctaTCTTGGTGCCATTACGgtggaaatttttatgtacTGCTGGTTTGGAAACGAGGTAGAACTTaag AGCAGTAATATACTCTATGCCACATTTGAAGTAAACTGGGTTGATGCTCCTCAAGAAGTCAAAAAAAGcatattaatttttgctaTCAGATGCCAGAATCCCATCAAGATGTCATCACTGaatctattttatttaactttagaAACGTTTAAAGCG ATTCTTCGAACATCTTGGTCGTATTTTGCTGTCCTTCGTCAA aaaatggaTGATTTTAACTGGATATCAACAGtaaaaacaaatcttttaCTTCTACACATCGGCGGGATATGGCCTAGAGGAGACGGAACCCACAAACTGAATTTGTACACCatttatgcaatttttattacttttacatTCACTACTTATCACTGCTTTtcacaaattattaatttcttttttgtgGACGATTTGCAAGCACTGACTGAGTCAATATTTATCTCACTTATCCAGTCCATGGCTCTAGTGAAGGCGTTctacattttgaaaaacatgcgtatccttaaaaatattttaaagaatttggaaacaaataaaatgctACAGccacgaaatttaaaacaaatcaaGATGGTGCAACCCAGTCTAACCCAGTGGAGGTTATTATCACAAATGTTTTGGATTAGCGCAGTTTTTGCAATGTGCTTATTTGGTGCGTTTCCAATCGTGGAAAGCACTTATAAAGAGTTTAGGTTGCCTTATTTGGCGTGGTATCCCTTCGATACCAAATCATCACCCTTTTACGAAATCATGTATCTGCACCAATTTGTCAGCAGTTACACTATTGCTATTGTTGATATCGGAGCAGACACGCTAATTGCTGCTTTAAATGTGTTTGTTGCCACACAATGTGAAATTCTGTGTGATAATATCAGAAACATCAATGGGTCAGTGGAAGAAATGGATTCGAAATGGAAAGAATGTTTCACGCATCATAAGGAAATCTTGAA GGTTGCAAgacattgtcaaaaattcTTTAACTGGATTGTGCTCATGCAGTTTTGTGCAAGTGTTATTTGCATTGGACTAACCATGTTTCAGCTAACTTTG GTGGTTTCGTTCAGcagtgaatttttttcgtctcttttttattttggcgCAATCACGGTTCAAATCTTCATGTACTGCTGGTTTGGAAATGAGGTAGAACTTAAG AGCAGCAAAATATTGTACGCCACATTTGAAGCAAACTGGGTAGAAGCACCTcatcaagttaaaaaaaatatattaatttttgctaTCAGATGCCAGAATCCTATCAAAATGTCGTCGCTGAATGTGTTTTACTTAACTTTGGAAACATTTATGGCG ATCTTTCGAACTTCATGGTCCTACTTTGCAGTACTGCGTCAAATACAAAACAGAATTTCCGAAgagtaa
- the LOC128193283 gene encoding uncharacterized LOC128193283 precursor: protein MFKAIVFATFLCIAFGAPEPKADPKADPKAKPGLAYAAPVVAAPAVAYTSAYSAPLAYPAGYVSPYAAAYTAYSPYAAYPAYSAPLVVV, encoded by the exons ATGTTCAAAGCT ATTGTTTTCGCCACCTTTCTCTGCATCGCTTTCGGAGCTCCTGAGCCCAAAGCTGATCCCAAAGCTGACCCCAAAGCTAAACCAGGCCTTGCTTATGCAGCACCTGTAGTTGCCGCTCCTGCTGTCGCCTACACCTCGGCCTACAGCGCCCCTCTTGCCTATCCAGCAGGATATGTTTCTCCCTATGCCGCCGCCTACACTGCCTATTCCCCATACGCTGCCTACCCTGCCTATTCCGCCCCCTTGGTtgttgtgtaa
- the MFK3-6 gene encoding neuropeptide-like 3 precursor → MFKVCVLFAILSVAFAAPAAEPKAEAKPGLVAAAYTAPVVAAPVAAAPVAYAAAYTSPVGYVAPAVYNAGYTAYSPYTGALVVV, encoded by the exons ATGTTCAAAGtg TGTGTTTTGTTCGCCATTTTATCGGTAGCTTTCGCTGCTCCTGCTGCTGAACCGAAAGCCGAAGCCAAGCCTGGATTGGTAGCTGCTGCTTACACCGCTCCTGTCGTTGCTGCGCCTGTTGCTGCTGCTCCTGTCGCCTATGCAGCGGCTTACACATCTCCTGTCGGTTATGTCGCCCCAGCAGTCTACAATGCGGGATATACCGCTTATTCGCCGTACACTGGAGCGCTCGTTGTTGTGTAA
- the MFK3-5 gene encoding uncharacterized LOC658489 precursor yields MFKAIVFAAFLALAVAAPAPQPAVVGAYTAGVVAAPAVAYSVPAVSTYAAAPVVSSYGVHPVGYSAYGYGHGVPVAYY; encoded by the exons ATGTTCAAGGCT ATCGTATTCGCTGCTTTCTTGGCTTTGGCCGTCGCTGCCCCAGCCCCACAACCCGCCGTTGTCGGCGCTTACACCGCTGGAGTGGTAGCTGCCCCCGCTGTTGCCTACTCTGTGCCTGCCGTCTCCACCTATGCTGCCGCCCCCGTTGTCTCTAGCTACGGAGTCCATCCCGTTGGCTATTCCGCTTACGGATACGGACACGGAGTTCCTGTCGCCTACTACTAA
- the LOC658567 gene encoding uncharacterized LOC658567 precursor, producing the protein MFKLICFFALLVAAFAAPNPAPAPAPKADPIYALSYTAGTPLTYSYSHPITYDYGYGLSPYAAGYYGSYSYGLPLAYRNLYY; encoded by the exons ATGTTCAAATTg ATCTGCTTCTTTGCTCTCTTGGTGGCCGCCTTCGCCGCCCCAAACCCAGCCCCGGCTCCAGCCCCCAAAGCTGACCCCATCTACGCCTTGAGCTACACCGCTGGCACGCCCTTGACTTACAGCTACTCTCACCCCATCACTTATGACTATGGATATGGATTGTCCCCATATGCTGCTGGTTACTACGGAAGCTACTCGTACGGACTTCCCTTAGCCTACAGAAATCTTTACTACTAA
- the LOC128424458 gene encoding uncharacterized LOC128424458 precursor produces MFKLLFFFALLAVAALALPAPQPNPQFYAVGAVPAYSYAAYPYAYGVGTYLY; encoded by the exons ATGTTCAAATTG CTCTTCTTCTTTGCCTTGTTGGCCGTCGCCGCTTTGGCCCTTCCTGCGCCTCAGCCAAACCCTCAGTTCTACGCTGTGGGAGCCGTACCTGCGTACTCCTACGCTGCCTATCCCTATGCCTATGGAGTAGGCACCTACCTGTACTAA
- the LOC100142437 gene encoding neuropeptide-like 4 precursor, producing the protein MFKLLFFFALLALALAVPKPGPVPGPQPNPQFYAVPAYSTYAAYPYAYGWGGLVY; encoded by the exons ATGTTCAAATTG CTCTTCTTCTTTGCCCTTTTGGCTCTTGCCTTGGCTGTCCCCAAACCTGGCCCAGTTCCTGGACCTCAACCAAATCCGCAATTTTACGCCGTGCCAGCCTATTCCACCTACGCAGCCTATCCCTACGCCTATGGATGGGGTGGATTAGTGTACTAG
- the MFK3-4 gene encoding uncharacterized LOC658781 precursor, with amino-acid sequence MFKLFVFLAALLALALAEPKAAPQFVYGGYTGLGYGAYGYAHPYAYGALGYGYI; translated from the exons ATGTTCAAACTc ttCGTTTTCTTGGCCGCCCTCTTGGCTCTTGCCTTGGCTGAACCCAAAGCCGCTCCTCAATTCGTCTATGGAGGATACACCGGTTTGGGATACGGTGCCTATGGATATGCCCACCCCTACGCCTATGGTGCTTTGGGATATGGATACATCTAA
- the LOC128424457 gene encoding uncharacterized LOC128424457 precursor, with product MANKSTFVLLLLVAVLLCTWMVEGRPQIKTFFSIYNHRPYFGDAGVANYDVKSFGTFGSPNSFGEHF from the exons ATGGCCAATAAATCAACTTTT GTCCTTCTTCTCCTTGTTGCCGTTTTGCTGTGCACGTGGATGGTCGAAGGTAGGCCCCAAATTAAGACTTTCTTCTCCATTTACAACCATCGACCTTACTTTGGAGATGCGGGAGTGGCGAACTACGACGTCAAATCGTTTGGAACATTTGGGTCACCTAATTCATTCGGAGAACATTTTTAA